One Natrinema salaciae genomic region harbors:
- a CDS encoding O-acetylhomoserine aminocarboxypropyltransferase/cysteine synthase family protein — protein sequence MSDDASDGHDSAERGERGLDTRSVHAGQSPDPETGAMAPPIYQTTSYVFEDADTAADRYALEDDGYIYSRIANPTVTALEDRLADLEGGAGAVATASGMAALDSAVLILAEGGDNVVCSTDTYGGTTAYLSKTATRREIEPRFVPTLEYDAYEDAIDEDTAFVHVETIGNPSLVTPDFERVAELAHDNGVPLVVDNTFATPALCRPLEHGADVVWESTTKWLHGSGTTVGGVLVDGGSFPWGEHGYDEIAGPSHAYHDVDFSRDFPDAPFAATARFRSLRSLGNQQSPFDAWQTLQGLESMPLRVAKHCENAAIVAEYLDDHADVAWVTHPGLADHPTHENATRYLEDYGGMVAFGLEDGFEAGKAFCENVELAQFLANIGDAKTLVIHPASTTHGQLSPEEREEAGVTADLVRMSVGIEDPADILADLEQAIDAATRACRGEGEQP from the coding sequence ATGAGCGACGACGCGAGCGACGGGCACGACAGCGCCGAGCGCGGCGAGCGCGGACTCGATACGCGCAGCGTCCACGCCGGGCAGTCTCCCGATCCGGAAACCGGTGCGATGGCACCGCCGATCTATCAGACGACCTCCTACGTCTTCGAAGACGCCGACACCGCCGCCGACCGCTACGCGCTCGAGGACGACGGTTACATCTACTCTCGGATCGCCAACCCGACCGTCACCGCGCTCGAGGACCGCCTCGCCGATCTCGAGGGCGGCGCGGGCGCGGTCGCGACGGCGAGCGGGATGGCCGCGCTGGACTCCGCGGTGTTGATCCTCGCGGAGGGCGGAGACAACGTGGTCTGCTCGACGGACACCTACGGCGGGACGACCGCGTACCTCTCGAAGACGGCGACTCGCCGGGAGATCGAACCGCGGTTCGTCCCCACCCTCGAGTACGACGCGTACGAGGACGCCATCGACGAGGACACCGCCTTCGTCCACGTCGAGACGATCGGCAACCCGTCGCTGGTCACGCCGGACTTCGAGCGGGTGGCCGAGCTCGCCCACGACAACGGCGTCCCCCTCGTGGTGGACAACACCTTCGCGACGCCGGCGCTCTGTCGCCCGCTCGAGCACGGGGCCGACGTCGTCTGGGAGTCGACGACCAAGTGGCTCCACGGCTCCGGGACGACCGTCGGCGGCGTCCTCGTCGACGGCGGCTCGTTCCCCTGGGGCGAGCACGGCTACGACGAGATCGCGGGACCGAGCCACGCCTACCACGACGTCGACTTCTCGCGGGATTTCCCCGACGCGCCGTTCGCCGCGACGGCCAGGTTCCGGTCGCTGCGCAGTCTCGGCAACCAGCAGTCGCCGTTCGACGCCTGGCAGACCCTGCAGGGCCTCGAGTCCATGCCCCTGCGCGTCGCGAAACACTGCGAGAACGCCGCCATCGTCGCGGAGTATCTCGACGATCACGCGGACGTCGCGTGGGTCACGCATCCAGGGCTCGCGGACCACCCCACCCACGAGAACGCGACGCGGTATCTCGAGGACTACGGCGGCATGGTCGCGTTCGGGCTCGAGGACGGGTTCGAAGCGGGCAAGGCCTTCTGCGAGAACGTCGAACTCGCGCAGTTCCTCGCGAACATCGGCGACGCGAAGACGCTCGTCATTCATCCGGCGAGCACCACCCACGGCCAGCTCTCGCCCGAGGAACGCGAGGAGGCGGGCGTCACGGCCGACCTCGTCCGGATGTCCGTCGGGATCGAGGACCCAGCAGACATCCTGGCCGACCTCGAGCAAGCGATCGACGCGGCGACGCGCGCCTGTCGAGGCGAGGGTGAGCAGCCGTGA
- the serB gene encoding phosphoserine phosphatase SerB — protein sequence MTVVAFDFDGTLSDSEMTVLLGDRRSVAADMADITERAMNDEIGYAESLRRRAALLEGLPEAEAEAAFDEVVLREGAADLIADLNDAGITTAILTGGFERGVAAALEREDVSVDHIVSNRLPTTAGELTGAVDGPLVEGTKDDALADLADDVGVDLADTVAVGDGANDLPMLEVAGLAIGFEPKPAVEPHCDVVVTSMTEARETLLEEAVLTEH from the coding sequence ATGACAGTCGTCGCTTTCGACTTCGACGGGACGCTTTCCGACTCCGAGATGACCGTCCTGCTCGGCGACCGCCGCAGCGTCGCCGCGGACATGGCCGACATTACCGAACGCGCGATGAACGACGAGATCGGCTACGCCGAGAGCCTGCGCAGGCGCGCGGCCCTGCTCGAGGGACTGCCGGAGGCCGAGGCCGAGGCCGCGTTCGACGAAGTCGTCCTCCGCGAGGGGGCGGCCGACCTCATCGCGGACCTGAACGACGCGGGCATCACGACCGCCATCCTGACGGGCGGGTTCGAACGCGGCGTCGCGGCTGCCCTCGAGCGCGAGGACGTCTCGGTGGATCACATCGTCTCGAACCGGCTCCCGACGACGGCGGGCGAACTCACCGGTGCCGTCGACGGACCGCTGGTCGAGGGCACGAAGGACGACGCGCTCGCGGACCTCGCCGACGACGTCGGCGTCGACCTCGCGGACACGGTGGCGGTCGGCGACGGTGCAAACGACCTGCCGATGCTCGAGGTCGCCGGGCTGGCGATCGGTTTCGAACCCAAGCCGGCGGTCGAACCCCACTGTGACGTCGTCGTCACGTCGATGACCGAGGCCCGCGAGACCCTGCTCGAGGAGGCCGTCCTCACCGAGCACTGA
- the metX gene encoding homoserine O-acetyltransferase MetX, with protein sequence MTTKNTANLGAFQFESGESIPALEVAYETYGEFTGDNAVLVCHALTGSAHVARRPDAGGETAGQARAWWGDVVGPGKAIDTSEYYVVCANAPGSCYGTTGPASENPETGEPYGTDFPAVTVGDWTRAQRRLLDELGVGRLHAVVGGSVGGMNVLDWLRRFPDDVERAGAVATAARLDPQCLALDTVARRAITSDPNWNGGHYYGGPEPEDGLARARQIGHIMYLSKASMGRKFGRRSAGREAVREEPPDPAAAFFPYREVESYLDYQADKFVDRFDANSYLYMTRAMDDFDLSAGYESDADALAAFEGELLLLSFTGDWHFTVEQAEALAEACREAGTDVAHHVVESDHGHDAFLVEPEKVGPPLSELLDDGLAGRAITDTAPDADDSGSGEFAPVHTSLFSQ encoded by the coding sequence GTGACGACGAAGAACACGGCCAATCTCGGTGCGTTCCAGTTCGAGAGTGGGGAGTCGATCCCGGCCCTCGAGGTGGCCTACGAGACCTACGGCGAGTTCACCGGCGACAACGCGGTGCTGGTCTGTCACGCGCTGACCGGCAGCGCCCACGTCGCCCGTCGGCCGGACGCCGGCGGCGAAACCGCGGGACAGGCCCGCGCCTGGTGGGGCGACGTCGTCGGCCCCGGAAAGGCGATCGACACGAGCGAGTATTACGTCGTCTGCGCGAACGCCCCCGGTTCGTGTTACGGGACGACGGGCCCCGCGAGCGAGAACCCCGAGACGGGCGAGCCCTACGGGACCGACTTCCCGGCGGTCACGGTCGGTGACTGGACGCGCGCTCAGCGGCGGCTCCTGGACGAACTCGGCGTCGGACGGCTCCACGCCGTCGTCGGCGGCAGCGTCGGCGGGATGAACGTCTTAGACTGGCTGCGTCGCTTCCCCGACGACGTCGAACGCGCCGGCGCGGTCGCGACCGCCGCTCGACTCGACCCGCAGTGTCTCGCGCTCGACACTGTCGCCCGCCGGGCGATCACCAGCGACCCCAACTGGAACGGGGGCCACTACTACGGCGGACCCGAGCCGGAAGACGGTCTCGCTCGAGCGCGCCAGATCGGCCACATCATGTACCTCTCGAAGGCCTCGATGGGGCGCAAGTTCGGCCGTCGGTCGGCCGGACGGGAAGCGGTCCGCGAGGAACCGCCGGATCCGGCGGCGGCCTTCTTCCCCTACCGGGAAGTCGAGTCCTATCTGGACTATCAGGCCGACAAGTTCGTCGACCGGTTCGACGCCAACAGCTATCTCTACATGACCCGCGCGATGGACGACTTCGATCTGTCGGCGGGCTACGAGTCCGACGCCGACGCGCTCGCGGCCTTCGAGGGCGAACTCCTGTTGCTGTCCTTTACCGGGGACTGGCACTTCACCGTCGAACAGGCCGAAGCGCTGGCCGAAGCCTGCCGCGAGGCCGGGACCGACGTCGCCCACCACGTCGTCGAGTCCGACCACGGTCACGACGCGTTCCTCGTCGAACCCGAAAAGGTCGGACCGCCGCTCTCGGAACTGCTCGACGACGGACTCGCCGGCCGCGCGATCACCGATACGGCACCCGACGCCGACGACTCCGGGTCCGGGGAGTTCGCGCCGGTGCACACGAGTCTCTTTTCCCAGTGA